A stretch of Porites lutea chromosome 5, jaPorLute2.1, whole genome shotgun sequence DNA encodes these proteins:
- the LOC140938855 gene encoding uncharacterized protein isoform X2: protein MMISAFMSVTLGVFLLSNVVEANTGESLQMKFYNRDFHASASKIRGMLKKANLAGHGYQVEIEIKTVKKPGKPEYVEESRYYYKIVPCSKVPEIEEELNKLLSGAFGSELASELGNEIQVMHLGESGKCKTGVEIVYNYGANQEDSLQRIKRRWRIRIRIRIRIRIKISIRRR from the exons ATGATGATTTCTGCGTTTATGTCAGTGACTTTGGGAGTGTTTCTTTTGTCCAATGTTGTTG AAGCCAATACTGGGGAATCATTGCAAATGAAGTTTTACAACCGCGATTTCCACGCCTCGGCGTCCAAGATACGGGGCATGTTGAAGAAGGCGAATCTTGCTGGTCATGGCTACCAAGTGGAAATAGAAATCAAGACAGTAAAGAAACCTGGCAAACCAGAATATGTAGAG GAATCTCGCTACTACTACAAGATAGTGCCTTGCTCAAAGGTTCCTGAGATTGAGGAAGAACTGAACAAGTTGTTGTCTG GTGCTTTTGGATCTGAGCTGGCCAGCGAGTTAGGAAACGAAATCCAAGTCATGCACTTAGGGGAGTCGGGAAAGTGCAAAACAGGAGTGGAGATTGTTTACAACTATGGCGCTAACCAGGAAGACAGCCTGCAACGCATAAAACGCCGCTGGAGAATAAGAATCCGCATTAGGATCAGAATCCGAATAAAAATATCCATACGTAGGAGGTGA
- the LOC140937366 gene encoding uncharacterized protein, with protein MSTVLEFLFNLFSRDRRAYPSRGPTFDRPSGSRERRGEEEVVFRYTAPGGGTAAVPRVVKPYQVLQVTQNASRAIIKAAFKRAVNYSRRQERVMASLSYHILTSKVERYQKISDGSYEITEKIDVFVLAAVGDTASLLAQISKDSSLATCTDEHNHSVLYLTARAGFYDTTEALLKIGVSVNEQQVDGSTALHAACFYGQRPVVELLLRYGADATITNKWGYSPADEAASAEIKQVILSYKEDRISQIVSSLVGKGLASGVRLIKRNGIVVGREVLRHRNAIDQRTRQAMDSITSRWVNVWHGTKAKYLESILRYGLKPSGSTLPDGSKIKPPSNHYKLGETHFGITNWANAIFLSPSIPYASHACYSERIFSGNNQWCIMVRARVKPDAYTMHEPTVYRGDPIDGEPDTPEFRIEASSEDKIMRVEAARNVVVTSIVFISLNFLENTPNLTFDELNSLFEMKNN; from the coding sequence ATGTCGACGGTTCTGGAATTTTTATTCAATCTCTTCTCGAGAGATCGGCGAGCTTATCCCTCAAGAGGGCCAACTTTTGATCGGCCAAGTGGGTCAAGAGAGCGGCGAGGGGAAGAAGAGGTGGTATTTCGATACACCGCTCCTGGTGGAGGAACTGCTGCGGTTCCACGAGTAGTCAAGCCATATCAAGTTCTTCAGGTGACCCAAAATGCGTCAAGAGCGATCATTAAAGCGGCTTTCAAAAGAGCTGTTAATTACAGCCGAAGACAGGAAAGAGTGATGGCGTCTTTGTCGTACCATATCCTCACGTCTAAAGTTGAGCGATACCAAAAGATAAGTGACGGCTCTTATGAGATCACCGAGAAAATTGATGTCTTCGTGCTCGCAGCTGTTGGCGACACGGCCAGTCTACTTGCCCAGATATCCAAAGATTCTTCTTTGGCTACATGCACTGACGAGCACAATCATTCGGTTTTGTATCTCACTGCCCGCGCTGGTTTCTACGACACGACTGAGGCGCTTCTCAAGATCGGTGTTTCTGTCAACGAGCAACAGGTTGATGGTAGCACAGCTCTTCACGCCGCTTGCTTCTATGGACAACGACCTGTTGTCGAACTTTTGCTTCGATACGGAGCAGATGCAACAATTACAAACAAATGGGGCTACTCTCCAGCGGACGAGGCCGCTTCTGCGGAAATTAAGCAAGTTATCCTGTCATACAAGGAAGACCGTATCTCGCAAATTGTGTCATCGCTGGTCGGAAAAGGTCTCGCGTCTGGGGTTCGCTTGATTAAACGCAACGGTATAGTGGTTGGTAGAGAGGTTTTACGCCACAGAAATGCGATTGACCAGCGAACGAGGCAAGCAATGGATTCAATAACCTCCAGATGGGTCAACGTTTGGCATGGAACAAAAGCCAAGTATCTGGAATCCATCCTACGTTATGGCCTTAAGCCTAGTGGATCAACGCTTCCCGACGGATCCAAGATTAAGCCTCCAAGTAACCATTACAAATTGGGTGAAACTCACTTTGGCATAACTAACTGGGCCAATGCCATATTTTTGTCACCAAGTATTCCTTACGCCTCCCACGCTTGCTACTCAGAGAGAATTTTTTCAGGCAACAATCAGTGGTGCATCATGGTCAGGGCTCGTGTGAAACCCGATGCGTATACCATGCACGAACCCACTGTCTACAGAGGTGATCCTATTGACGGGGAGCCTGATACCCCCGAGTTTCGCATTGAGGCCTCGTCAGAAGATAAAATTATGCGAGTTGAGGCTGCTCGTAATGTGGTTGTCACTTCCATCGTTTTCATTTCCCTAAATTTTTTGGAGAACACACCAAACCTAACCTTTGATGAGTTGAATTCTTTgtttgaaatgaaaaataattaa
- the LOC140938855 gene encoding uncharacterized protein isoform X1 has protein sequence MMISAFMSVTLGVFLLSNVVEANTGESLQMKFYNRDFHASASKIRGMLKKANLAGHGYQVEIEIKTVKKPGKPEYVEESRYYYKIVPCSKVPEIEEELNKLLSGAFGSELANELGKEIQVMHLRESGKCKTGVEIVYNYGSNQDDSSLQRMKRGWRIRIRIRIRIRIKISIRRR, from the exons ATGATGATTTCTGCGTTTATGTCAGTGACTTTGGGAGTGTTTCTTTTGTCCAATGTTGTTG AAGCCAATACTGGGGAATCATTGCAAATGAAGTTTTACAACCGCGATTTCCACGCCTCGGCGTCCAAGATACGGGGCATGTTGAAGAAGGCGAATCTTGCTGGTCATGGCTACCAAGTGGAAATAGAAATCAAGACAGTAAAGAAACCTGGCAAACCAGAATATGTAGAG GAATCTCGCTACTACTACAAGATAGTGCCTTGCTCAAAGGTTCCTGAGATTGAGGAAGAACTGAACAAGTTGTTGTCTG GTGCTTTTGGATCTGAGCTGGCCAACGAGTTAGGAAAAGAAATTCAAGTCATGCACTTAAGGGAGTCGGGAAAGTGCAAAACAGGAGTGGAGATTGTTTACAACTATGGCAGTAACCAGGACGACAGCAGCCTGCAACGCATGAAACGCGGCTGGAGAATAAGAATCCGCATTAGGATCAGAATCCGAATAAAAATATCCATACGTAGGAGGTGA
- the LOC140937010 gene encoding putative methyltransferase C9orf114 isoform X2, with the protein MADEVEEKCKKKKKVKKQKLKKRKRDLSSGEEGSVSPSKIEKTDAKNSQGRHFTVSLALPGSILDNAQSPELRTYLAGQIARALAVFSIDEVVIFDESGKTQSNSNGGPKRHSDPNVLLARILQYLECPQYLRKNFFPKHADLQYAGLLNPLDTPHHMKVDDDVPYREGVVLDRPAKSGCGSFVNVGMRKEVRIDKSIKPGVRVTVKMGDTSNPGAKFYCGTVVSPNAPRTEQGLYWGYNVRLAPSFGAVFTQCPFKEGYDVTIGTSERGTPVDQLQLADFRHLLVVFGGLKGLEASLESDEKLTENDPSLVFDHYINTCPGQGSGTIRTEEAILVTMSALRPVITKATRWKSGI; encoded by the exons atggcggacgag GTGGAGGAAAagtgcaaaaagaaaaagaaag tgaagaagcaaaaattaaagaaaaggaaaagagatCTATCTTCAGGAGAGGAAGGCTCTGTTTCACCATCAAAAATAGAAAAGACAGATGCCAAAAATTCCCAAG GTCGTCATTTTACTGTCAGTCTTGCTCTCCCTGGTTCCATCCTTGACAATGCACAATCTCCTGAACTAAGAACATACTTGGCTGGCCAG ATTGCACGCGCTTTGGCAGTTTTTAGTATAGATGAAGTTGTCATCTTTGATGAGTCTGGAAAGACCCAGAGTAACTCTAATGGTGGTCCGAAGAGACACTCAGATCCTAATGTCTTGCTGGCAAGAATACTTCAATATCTGGAGTGTCCACAATATCTCAGAaagaattttttcccaaaacatGCTGATCTTCAATACGCTG GTTTGTTGAATCCTTTAGACACTCCCCATCACATGAAAGTTGATGATGATGTTCCATATAGGGAAGGGGTGGTGCTGGACAGACCTGCTAAGTCAGGATGTGGTTCATTTGTAAACGTGGGTATGAGGAAGGAAGTTAGAATTGACAAGAGCATTAAACCAGGGGTTCGAGTCACTGTCAAGATGGGTGACACTTCAAATCCAG GGGCAAAATTCTACTGTGGAACAGTGGTGTCTCCTAATGCTCCAAGAACAGAACAGGGTTTATACTGGGGCTACAATGTCAGACTGGCTCCATCTTTTGGAGCAGTGTTTACACAGTGTCCATTTAAAGAGGGCTACGATGTTACAATAGGAACCTCAGAAAGGGGTACCCCTGTGGATCAACTACAATTGGCAGACTTCAG ACATTTACTGGTGGTATTTGGCGGTCTAAAAGGACTTGAAGCCAGCCTGGAATCTGATGAAAAACTAACAGAAAACGATCCGTCACTTGTGTTTGATCATTACATAAACACGTGCCCTGGTCAAGGCAGTGGAACTATAAGGACTGAAGAGGCAATTCTTGTCACCATGTCTGCACTGAGACCGGTTATTACGAAAGCAACACGGTGGAAATCTGGCATTTGA
- the LOC140937010 gene encoding putative methyltransferase C9orf114 isoform X1, whose product MIGGGKVQKEKERCLCSLVKKQKLKKRKRDLSSGEEGSVSPSKIEKTDAKNSQGRHFTVSLALPGSILDNAQSPELRTYLAGQIARALAVFSIDEVVIFDESGKTQSNSNGGPKRHSDPNVLLARILQYLECPQYLRKNFFPKHADLQYAGLLNPLDTPHHMKVDDDVPYREGVVLDRPAKSGCGSFVNVGMRKEVRIDKSIKPGVRVTVKMGDTSNPGAKFYCGTVVSPNAPRTEQGLYWGYNVRLAPSFGAVFTQCPFKEGYDVTIGTSERGTPVDQLQLADFRHLLVVFGGLKGLEASLESDEKLTENDPSLVFDHYINTCPGQGSGTIRTEEAILVTMSALRPVITKATRWKSGI is encoded by the exons ATGATAG GTGGAGGAAAagtgcaaaaagaaaaagaaag ATGTTTATGTTCTTTAgtgaagaagcaaaaattaaagaaaaggaaaagagatCTATCTTCAGGAGAGGAAGGCTCTGTTTCACCATCAAAAATAGAAAAGACAGATGCCAAAAATTCCCAAG GTCGTCATTTTACTGTCAGTCTTGCTCTCCCTGGTTCCATCCTTGACAATGCACAATCTCCTGAACTAAGAACATACTTGGCTGGCCAG ATTGCACGCGCTTTGGCAGTTTTTAGTATAGATGAAGTTGTCATCTTTGATGAGTCTGGAAAGACCCAGAGTAACTCTAATGGTGGTCCGAAGAGACACTCAGATCCTAATGTCTTGCTGGCAAGAATACTTCAATATCTGGAGTGTCCACAATATCTCAGAaagaattttttcccaaaacatGCTGATCTTCAATACGCTG GTTTGTTGAATCCTTTAGACACTCCCCATCACATGAAAGTTGATGATGATGTTCCATATAGGGAAGGGGTGGTGCTGGACAGACCTGCTAAGTCAGGATGTGGTTCATTTGTAAACGTGGGTATGAGGAAGGAAGTTAGAATTGACAAGAGCATTAAACCAGGGGTTCGAGTCACTGTCAAGATGGGTGACACTTCAAATCCAG GGGCAAAATTCTACTGTGGAACAGTGGTGTCTCCTAATGCTCCAAGAACAGAACAGGGTTTATACTGGGGCTACAATGTCAGACTGGCTCCATCTTTTGGAGCAGTGTTTACACAGTGTCCATTTAAAGAGGGCTACGATGTTACAATAGGAACCTCAGAAAGGGGTACCCCTGTGGATCAACTACAATTGGCAGACTTCAG ACATTTACTGGTGGTATTTGGCGGTCTAAAAGGACTTGAAGCCAGCCTGGAATCTGATGAAAAACTAACAGAAAACGATCCGTCACTTGTGTTTGATCATTACATAAACACGTGCCCTGGTCAAGGCAGTGGAACTATAAGGACTGAAGAGGCAATTCTTGTCACCATGTCTGCACTGAGACCGGTTATTACGAAAGCAACACGGTGGAAATCTGGCATTTGA